From Streptomyces yatensis, one genomic window encodes:
- a CDS encoding NmrA family NAD(P)-binding protein — MTHILVVGGAGAMGRHVIQRLLNTTGASITVPTRTPESAHAVGLAASAPGRVELVRFDPAALDALVGNADRVFANTDFFATGAPWASTGKVRICWPPQPDGRVAWPRRTGWMGV; from the coding sequence ATGACCCACATTCTCGTCGTCGGCGGCGCCGGGGCCATGGGCCGCCATGTGATCCAACGCCTGCTCAACACCACGGGCGCGTCCATCACCGTCCCCACCCGCACCCCGGAGTCCGCCCACGCCGTCGGCCTCGCCGCTTCCGCGCCCGGCCGCGTGGAACTGGTCCGCTTCGACCCGGCGGCCCTGGACGCTCTGGTCGGGAACGCAGATCGCGTGTTCGCCAACACCGACTTCTTCGCGACGGGAGCGCCGTGGGCGAGTACCGGCAAGGTCCGGATCTGCTGGCCGCCGCAACCGGATGGTCGGGTGGCCTGGCCGCGCCGCACCGGGTGGATGGGTGTCTGA
- a CDS encoding hydrolase, which produces MTRTAKAGLEALLTPEGSVLVLIDHQPFQFANLNSHESTMIVNNVVGLAKAAKAFDVPTVLTTVIEERGGYLIKGLQDVFPDQKPINRTFINTWEDRRVVDVVERTGRKKLIIAGLWTEVCVAMPAIQALGEGYDVFVVTDACGGASAETHDMAVRRMEQAGVVPITWMAVISEWQRDWARESTASALQQVLSDHGGGSGIALAWELQLLATPTADGAGV; this is translated from the coding sequence GTGACACGCACCGCAAAGGCCGGACTCGAAGCACTGCTCACCCCCGAGGGAAGCGTCCTGGTGCTCATCGACCACCAGCCCTTCCAGTTCGCCAATCTCAACAGCCACGAATCAACCATGATCGTCAACAACGTCGTCGGCCTGGCCAAGGCCGCGAAGGCGTTCGACGTCCCCACGGTGCTGACTACGGTGATAGAAGAACGTGGCGGCTACCTCATCAAGGGCCTCCAGGATGTCTTTCCGGACCAGAAGCCGATCAACCGCACGTTCATCAACACCTGGGAAGACCGTCGCGTCGTCGACGTCGTGGAGCGAACGGGGCGCAAGAAGCTGATCATTGCCGGGCTGTGGACGGAGGTCTGCGTCGCCATGCCCGCCATCCAGGCGCTGGGTGAGGGGTACGACGTCTTCGTCGTCACGGACGCCTGCGGCGGGGCCAGCGCCGAGACGCACGACATGGCGGTGCGTCGCATGGAACAGGCCGGTGTCGTGCCCATCACCTGGATGGCCGTGATCAGCGAATGGCAGCGCGACTGGGCTCGCGAGTCAACAGCCAGCGCGCTTCAGCAGGTACTCTCCGACCACGGCGGCGGCAGCGGGATCGCGCTCGCCTGGGAGCTCCAGCTACTGGCCACACCCACCGCCGATGGTGCTGGCGTGTAG
- a CDS encoding LysR substrate-binding domain-containing protein, with the protein MDVSPRVLRYFMAVAEELHFGRAATRLYISQPSLSHQIRKLEETLETPLFVRSSRRVQLTAAGRTLVHEAPIALAALEQAVQLTRRAGAGIATTIRLGYTPVTSFDTLTVLLDALQEDHPDFTVDPREFFSAEIPERLCAGDLDIGLALSPQPLDGVGGEILREEPVSALLSTRHHLAAAPTIPVTALRDETLQLFPRRLAPAYYDGIVAACHEAGFSPKVCAFEDPPVNAMLARLSSGRNVGLAPASFAEHAAKGSTSIVRRDVVDPSIVAELSVLWPAKDPSPAIASVLATARRCAEHHGWLRSPTT; encoded by the coding sequence ATGGATGTCAGCCCCCGCGTCCTCCGCTACTTCATGGCCGTAGCCGAGGAACTCCACTTCGGCCGCGCAGCCACGCGTCTCTACATCTCCCAGCCGTCCCTGAGTCATCAGATCCGCAAGCTTGAGGAGACCCTCGAAACCCCGCTCTTTGTGCGTTCGAGCCGTCGGGTGCAGCTCACCGCAGCGGGCCGGACGCTGGTTCACGAGGCACCGATAGCGCTAGCTGCGCTGGAGCAAGCCGTACAGCTCACCCGGCGGGCCGGGGCAGGGATCGCGACGACGATTCGGTTGGGCTATACGCCGGTCACGAGCTTCGACACGCTCACGGTGCTTCTGGACGCTCTCCAGGAAGACCACCCCGACTTCACGGTCGACCCTCGAGAGTTCTTCAGCGCCGAGATTCCCGAACGGCTCTGTGCCGGCGACCTGGACATCGGTCTCGCCCTCTCACCGCAGCCGCTCGATGGGGTAGGCGGCGAGATCCTCCGTGAAGAGCCCGTTTCCGCGCTCCTCAGCACTCGCCACCACCTCGCTGCCGCACCGACGATCCCGGTGACGGCCCTCCGCGACGAGACGCTGCAGCTGTTCCCTCGCCGTCTCGCACCGGCCTACTACGACGGCATCGTCGCCGCATGCCACGAAGCAGGCTTCTCACCCAAGGTTTGCGCGTTCGAGGATCCGCCGGTAAACGCCATGCTCGCCCGGCTCTCCAGCGGACGCAATGTCGGCTTGGCCCCTGCATCGTTCGCTGAGCACGCCGCGAAGGGCAGCACCAGCATCGTTCGTCGCGATGTCGTCGATCCGTCGATCGTGGCAGAACTCTCGGTGCTGTGGCCCGCGAAGGATCCGTCGCCCGCCATCGCGAGCGTCCTCGCCACCGCCCGACGATGCGCTGAACACCATGGATGGCTACGCAGTCCCACCACATAG
- a CDS encoding DUF397 domain-containing protein, with protein sequence MSATECAWFKSSCSGSQGDSCVEVAVTEEAAHVRDSKDTARPGLAVSRDGWAQFVRFAAHG encoded by the coding sequence ATGAGCGCGACGGAATGTGCTTGGTTCAAGTCCAGTTGCAGCGGCAGTCAGGGTGACAGCTGCGTAGAGGTCGCCGTCACCGAAGAGGCCGCCCACGTACGAGACTCCAAAGACACGGCGCGCCCCGGTCTTGCCGTCAGCCGTGACGGCTGGGCGCAGTTCGTCCGGTTCGCCGCACACGGCTGA
- a CDS encoding XRE family transcriptional regulator — MNESVTDRVRKVMSAVSLQQAAFAERVGLTPDKLSKSLSGRRRFTSLDLARIAELGRTTVDWLLTGREPQRPAFAARASSTFADSEPDSEPGLALKELVHRFTTAYDVLDLMGRSRALPDLPRPRADLEQYVDQGEALALDALTALSAREVTSVAACETSDLALALEEHFGIDVAQTDLPQGLDGAAWQTDHFRLVLLARTGVWTRQRFTLAHELGHILARDAQEMRTETHLAPGRQKDHTEVRANVFAANFLMPRAEIHAEVGPESAGSGVSDDAFRALVVRFKVSPSALAARLHQLGLVTPHDRNRLRGVTTEMCHLLAQRADLHEKRVAAAQARRLPLTPARGLYEGYLAGDTTLRPLAAYFGMDPNALHDALDPDQPTATVPAADAEKGDLIFQP, encoded by the coding sequence ATGAACGAGTCTGTGACCGACCGTGTGCGCAAGGTCATGAGCGCAGTCTCCCTCCAGCAGGCCGCGTTCGCGGAGCGCGTCGGACTCACCCCCGACAAGCTGTCCAAGTCACTGAGTGGCAGGCGCCGTTTCACCTCGCTCGACCTGGCCCGCATCGCGGAGCTGGGCCGGACCACGGTGGACTGGCTGCTCACCGGTCGCGAGCCGCAGCGTCCCGCCTTCGCGGCCCGCGCCAGCAGTACCTTCGCCGACTCCGAACCCGACTCCGAACCCGGCCTCGCCCTGAAGGAGCTCGTCCACCGGTTCACCACCGCGTATGACGTGCTCGACCTGATGGGCCGATCCCGTGCGCTCCCTGACCTGCCCCGCCCCAGGGCGGACCTGGAGCAGTATGTCGACCAGGGGGAAGCGCTGGCCCTGGACGCCCTGACGGCGCTGTCCGCCCGCGAAGTGACGTCGGTGGCCGCTTGCGAGACCTCCGATCTCGCCCTTGCCCTCGAAGAGCACTTCGGGATCGACGTGGCACAGACGGATCTCCCGCAGGGCCTGGACGGGGCAGCCTGGCAGACCGATCACTTCCGGCTGGTGCTGCTGGCGCGCACCGGGGTGTGGACCCGGCAGCGCTTCACCCTGGCCCATGAACTCGGCCATATCCTGGCCCGGGACGCACAGGAGATGCGCACCGAGACCCATCTGGCGCCCGGCAGGCAGAAGGACCACACGGAGGTCCGTGCCAATGTCTTCGCGGCCAACTTCCTGATGCCGCGGGCAGAGATCCATGCCGAAGTGGGCCCCGAGTCGGCCGGCTCCGGAGTGTCCGATGACGCCTTCCGGGCTCTGGTCGTCCGATTCAAGGTCTCTCCGAGCGCGCTCGCCGCCCGTCTGCACCAGCTCGGCCTGGTCACCCCCCACGACCGGAACCGCCTGCGCGGTGTGACCACCGAGATGTGCCACCTGCTGGCCCAGCGCGCGGATCTCCATGAGAAGCGCGTCGCCGCCGCCCAGGCCAGACGCCTCCCGCTGACCCCCGCCCGTGGTCTCTACGAGGGCTATCTGGCAGGCGACACCACGCTGCGCCCGCTCGCGGCCTACTTCGGCATGGACCCGAACGCCCTGCACGACGCCCTGGACCCCGACCAGCCCACGGCCACCGTTCCGGCCGCGGACGCGGAGAAGGGCGACCTGATCTTCCAGCCATGA
- a CDS encoding glycosyl hydrolase family 95 catalytic domain-containing protein codes for MTAPTGNGISRRGVIGTAAAVGAGGWLAGSGTAWAAPQVSDGAAALPERMVRAAAPRWRRMPGDWKDGPFLANGLLGAVVYKGETPGSVKVMLSHTQVQDQRPQWRAPYGFSRLPIGHFDLTLAGEVTGVDWTLDIWDAELRGTITTTRGSVRFTMLVHNARSALLISTRPSAGEEAAAWSFTWLPAASPRTKDKPADYTGNPDPRTGSTGATHYVEQPLIAGGGWTTAWRERRVGTGRLLAAHIVYRHPEDLSHTTRLAVAEVARTLATDPDDLVRSHRAWWQRFYRHSLVSVPDKRLQSFYWIQLYKVACATRADGPSMSEWGPWYPETGGSWTAVWWNLNVQIATWLVQGSNHLELDSVTSTFKEFEKNLPLSVPPEYRDGDTYALAHPSDWLLRPGDKTVGIPGTATKTDNNGNLIWAMHNVWLSYRHTMDIRIVRDVLFPILAKAVNFYDHFLHEGGDGKLHLPLTRSPEWADAEDCTYDLSLLRWGCATLLDCLRILRTDHPRARRWREILDRLVAYPRDATGIMIGAEKPLTESHRHFSHMLWLYPLHELDWDRPADRDIMRTTFDHWVEDRSLWAGYSYAVASSMASRMERPEEALDFLTFLTDGNLIKNAWITPNTMYVEGGNLATESPLTAAQSILEMAVQSHNGVLRVFPSVSRRWPDLSVQSLRTQGAFLVDADRSAGRTRWIRVHSEAGAPLVLHHGIPGPIDVRDHRGRPLRYRSTGPGRIEIPLGRDATALITPRGHRPDPAPRDVPAVGDAKPWGLPD; via the coding sequence GTGACCGCGCCAACAGGGAACGGGATCTCTCGCAGAGGTGTGATCGGCACGGCCGCCGCGGTCGGCGCTGGCGGCTGGCTGGCCGGATCGGGCACCGCCTGGGCCGCTCCCCAAGTGTCCGACGGAGCGGCGGCCCTGCCCGAACGGATGGTCAGGGCCGCCGCCCCGCGGTGGCGGCGGATGCCCGGCGACTGGAAGGACGGCCCCTTCCTGGCCAACGGCCTGCTCGGCGCGGTGGTGTACAAGGGTGAGACGCCGGGCTCCGTGAAGGTCATGCTCAGCCACACCCAGGTGCAGGACCAGCGCCCCCAGTGGCGCGCTCCGTACGGCTTCTCCCGCCTGCCCATCGGCCACTTCGACCTCACCCTCGCCGGAGAGGTGACGGGTGTCGACTGGACCCTGGACATCTGGGACGCCGAGCTGCGCGGCACCATCACCACCACCCGGGGCAGCGTCCGCTTCACGATGCTGGTGCACAACGCCCGTAGCGCGCTGCTGATCTCCACCCGGCCCAGCGCCGGTGAGGAGGCCGCGGCCTGGTCGTTCACCTGGCTGCCCGCGGCCTCACCCCGGACCAAGGACAAGCCCGCCGACTACACCGGCAACCCCGACCCCCGCACCGGCTCCACGGGCGCCACCCACTACGTCGAACAGCCGCTGATCGCCGGCGGCGGCTGGACCACCGCCTGGCGGGAACGGCGCGTGGGCACCGGCAGGCTGCTGGCCGCCCATATCGTCTACCGCCACCCCGAGGACCTGTCGCACACCACCCGTCTGGCCGTCGCCGAGGTGGCCCGGACCCTGGCCACCGACCCCGACGACCTGGTGCGCTCCCACCGCGCCTGGTGGCAGCGCTTCTACCGGCACAGCCTGGTCTCCGTACCCGACAAACGGCTGCAGAGCTTCTACTGGATCCAGCTCTACAAGGTCGCCTGCGCCACCCGCGCCGACGGTCCCTCGATGTCCGAATGGGGGCCGTGGTACCCGGAGACCGGCGGCAGCTGGACCGCGGTCTGGTGGAACCTCAACGTCCAGATCGCCACCTGGCTGGTCCAGGGCTCCAACCACCTCGAACTCGACTCCGTCACCTCCACCTTCAAGGAGTTCGAGAAGAATCTGCCGCTGTCCGTCCCGCCGGAGTACCGCGACGGCGACACCTACGCCCTCGCCCACCCCTCCGACTGGCTGCTGCGCCCCGGCGACAAGACCGTCGGCATCCCCGGCACCGCCACCAAGACCGACAACAACGGCAATCTCATCTGGGCCATGCACAACGTCTGGCTCAGCTACCGCCACACCATGGACATCCGCATCGTGCGCGACGTCCTCTTCCCGATCCTCGCCAAGGCGGTGAACTTCTACGACCACTTCCTCCACGAGGGCGGCGACGGGAAACTGCATCTGCCGCTGACCCGCTCACCGGAGTGGGCGGACGCCGAGGACTGCACCTACGACCTCTCCCTCCTCCGCTGGGGCTGCGCCACCCTCCTGGACTGCCTGCGCATCCTCCGCACCGACCACCCCCGCGCCCGGCGCTGGCGCGAGATCCTCGACCGCCTGGTGGCCTACCCCCGCGATGCCACCGGCATCATGATCGGTGCCGAGAAGCCGCTCACCGAGTCCCACCGCCACTTCTCCCATATGCTCTGGCTCTACCCGCTGCACGAGCTGGACTGGGACCGCCCGGCCGACCGGGACATCATGCGCACCACCTTCGACCACTGGGTCGAGGACCGCAGCCTGTGGGCCGGTTACAGCTACGCCGTCGCCTCCTCGATGGCCTCGCGCATGGAACGGCCCGAGGAGGCCCTGGACTTCCTCACCTTCCTCACGGACGGCAACCTGATCAAGAACGCCTGGATCACCCCGAACACCATGTACGTCGAGGGCGGCAACCTCGCCACCGAAAGCCCCCTGACCGCGGCCCAGTCGATCCTGGAGATGGCCGTCCAGAGCCACAACGGCGTCCTGCGGGTCTTCCCCTCGGTCTCCCGCCGCTGGCCCGACCTCTCGGTCCAGTCCCTGCGCACCCAGGGCGCCTTCCTCGTGGACGCCGACCGCTCGGCCGGGCGCACCCGCTGGATACGCGTCCACAGCGAGGCCGGTGCCCCGCTCGTCCTGCACCACGGCATCCCCGGCCCGATCGACGTCCGCGACCACCGCGGCCGCCCCCTCCGCTACCGCTCCACCGGCCCCGGCCGTATCGAGATCCCCCTCGGCCGCGACGCGACGGCCCTCATCACGCCCCGGGGCCACCGCCCGGACCCGGCCCCGCGCGACGTCCCGGCCGTCGGCGACGCCAAACCGTGGGGACTGCCGGACTGA
- a CDS encoding SAV_915 family protein produces MTNRLYGDDPEPDEPVPAGRVLYVPVRPGPAGCAVRVFRTPHGGRTAVGFSTRRQLTAVLGTRQPWIRLGEPALRALTEPLGATSLTVDPRLAVRDVAPPAPERRDGTRLVRRPRTVGALRVAGAAALVGFLGGWLG; encoded by the coding sequence ATGACCAACCGTCTGTACGGAGACGACCCCGAGCCCGACGAACCCGTCCCGGCCGGACGCGTCCTGTACGTCCCCGTCCGGCCGGGGCCCGCCGGCTGCGCCGTGCGCGTCTTCCGTACCCCCCATGGCGGCCGTACCGCTGTCGGCTTCTCCACCCGGCGGCAGCTGACCGCCGTCCTCGGCACCCGGCAGCCGTGGATCCGGCTCGGCGAACCGGCGCTGCGCGCCCTCACCGAGCCGCTCGGCGCCACCTCGCTCACCGTGGACCCGCGGCTCGCGGTCCGCGATGTGGCACCCCCGGCGCCGGAGCGCCGCGACGGCACCAGGCTCGTACGGCGCCCGCGGACCGTCGGCGCCCTGCGGGTGGCGGGGGCCGCGGCCCTCGTCGGGTTCCTCGGCGGGTGGCTCGGTTGA
- a CDS encoding carboxymuconolactone decarboxylase family protein produces the protein MFEDPEDFGTFGRYVETPVDAMPPEMRDAYEYTRRLRGLVPGPHKIWLANPKLLTAIVPTGAYFQTDSSLSKAEIEIVTNVVTGHWLSAYASYEHEKIGVALGGLDPRKVEALIAGLPTSFEEPRQQLVYELASSLVGPRVIPVGLYRRAKEAIGEEGIVDVTVLMGWFTGVALTLAAFDVPSNAVGLDQ, from the coding sequence ATGTTCGAGGATCCCGAGGACTTCGGGACGTTCGGCCGCTATGTGGAAACGCCGGTCGACGCCATGCCACCGGAGATGCGCGACGCGTATGAATACACGCGGCGACTGCGCGGCCTGGTGCCCGGCCCGCACAAGATCTGGCTGGCCAACCCCAAGCTGCTGACGGCGATCGTTCCGACCGGTGCGTACTTCCAGACGGACTCGTCGCTGTCCAAGGCCGAGATAGAGATCGTCACGAACGTCGTCACCGGCCACTGGCTCTCGGCCTACGCCTCCTATGAGCACGAGAAGATCGGCGTGGCGCTGGGCGGTCTCGACCCGCGGAAGGTGGAGGCCCTGATCGCCGGGCTCCCCACCTCCTTCGAGGAGCCACGGCAGCAGCTCGTGTACGAACTCGCGTCCTCCCTGGTGGGGCCGCGCGTCATTCCGGTCGGGCTGTACCGCCGGGCCAAGGAGGCGATCGGGGAGGAGGGCATCGTCGATGTCACCGTGCTGATGGGCTGGTTCACCGGTGTGGCGCTGACCCTCGCCGCCTTCGACGTGCCGTCGAACGCGGTCGGCCTTGACCAGTGA